The DNA window TGTGGCTCTCCTGCTCGTGAGGTGAAGGGAGAATGAATTTGGCGCCTCGTTATGCCGAGTGGCATTGAAAAATTGTCCACGTACATAAAAGAAAACTCCCTGCGACTTGCGTGCAGACGAGGGGAGCAAATGATCTCTGCAGCCTCCGGTTGTTAAACTTTCGGGGCGAAAGAGAGGAGTCACGATTAATTGTCGCATATTGCGATCGTTCAGGTGGTCACCCGGCCGAGATAAGCGACAGATGGATATCTCACCCTCAGGTGCGTGATTATGATCGTGTCGCagaacgtatatatatatatgggggAACATCGTTCGACAAACCAGCAGTGCGTGCCTGTGGTTACAGCTCTACGAATCCCGCGTGAGTATAATAGTAGGTTACAGTTCGTTCGACGAATCTATGAATGGTCAGGTTTTGCCGTCAAAGTTCCTGCACGCATCTCGGTTGGACCTTAACTTGTATATTTCATTGCAACgggaagaaattgatttccGTCTCTACGAAAATTTCTACTCTCGCCCATCAGTTTTTAAATACCCTGCGTATGAGTCACGAATCTTTTACACGTTCATCGCggtttaatttcaattttgggATTATTTGGCGATCGTAAACGCCCGTTGAAACCCTTACGAGAGTTTTGCTCGGATATAATTCAGGGAGGAAGATTCCGGTCGATATTCCAGCTTATAAACGTGGACGAGCCACCGTCATCCGTTAGGTGTATGCCCACATgctgtattatatatatcttGACGTCAAAGAAATCTGATACGCGTTCTCCATATCCCATTCGGTAGGTGAGTAAGAGCGAACGCGAAAACTAATTGAGAAACAATTATAGCGGCATGTTATAGATGATTGATACGAAGAAATCAATTCAACCGATCGAAACGCGCATTGAACCTGATTAGTCCGAGCAATCAAGTCCCAATTAGATATGGAATCACGATATAACTGTGAGATGATCAGTGATAAGAAGTGTTCGGTCCGTAACCCGCTCCCTCCTCCCTTACAACCCaggcaattattttcattaattaattctATCAAATCGATTTTCACGCAGAGACATGAAATTTTACGGCATAGTTGTCTTCTTGGCGTTTGCCGCCCTTGCCCAGGGAGTGCCCAACAATGGTAAGTTGAAATCAGCTCAGTTTATCACGCTATAATTTGCAATCTAAATAAAATGCGATGAATCAGTGTAATTAGGTAAACGGTAATATGATTTTTATCCTGGCTGATCAACAGCGAGAACGAAGCGCTCGATTAGCGATAATCTGGTGACGTTGGTCGAGAGCATTCAAGCGTTAGCGTCGGCGGCTAACGAAGATTTGGGACTCCCCGCCTTCGACCCCTATACGGCTGATTCCCTTGACATTTCGATCAACCAGACTTTGGCAAAGTGTGTATAAACTTAGCCGCATCTTGATTACCGTCCGCATCTCTGACCGATGTGATGAAAATTGTGTTCGTTTCACGCAGATTGGAAGGCGGACTGACCGACTTGAAGATCACGGGTCTGTCGGACTTCTCGATCGACACATTGAAGTTCAGTCTCATAGGACTTAAGTTCACCTTCGGTTTCACCTGGCCCAGTATTACCTTCAGCACAGGATACTCGATCGACGGCACGGTCGCCAGCGTGATACCGATCTACGGTGATGGAGATGCATCGTAAGTTTTGCACTCGTACGGAACCATTGCTAAAAACCCTACGGGACTTAAGAGGGGATTAAGATCCACAAGAGAGAAAACAGAGAGAATGCCGTGCCCTATGTTTTCTCTGAAGCATAATTGCATGGCGTGTTGGTGACGGTCGGTAAAAAAGAATTCTGGCATGATCCTGCAATGCTTTTGTACCTTAGGCTAGGGTTTTCCTGACCAAATCACCTGGAACATTCTTACCACTGACGCAGGATATTCAACTTGCGTAAATTTCGTAACGCCTCCAATGTATGTTGCAGTGGTGAGATCACCAGCCTGACCGTTTCCGGAACCGCTGGGATATCCATTAAGAATTCGTACCTGTACCTTAAAACTTTGACCAGCGCAGTCAGTTTGGACGATTTTGATGTAAGTGAATTGTGATTTTTACGCCTGTATAAGGAGGGCGATGCCCGTTCGCAGCAGAGTTCGTGGCTTTTTCCGTtaatgacgatttttttcacagctccAACTTACCGGACTCGTGAACAACGACGACGCATCGGCTCTCATAGCAGCCGTGGTCAGTGACACAGTCCCACAGATCCTCGTGGACTTCCAGGAGCAGATCACCGACGCCGCCAACACCGCGATCACCGAATACGTCGACGACTACCTCGGCAGCATGACGTTGGCTGAACTTCTGGCACTTATCAACAGCTAAATTAATTCCTCACGATCTGCGGGTACTTGGTCGAAATTTCAGTGTAGAACATTGCAACAACCAAGCACCAATCCACGCTTTGACTGCAGGAAAtgtgaatgaataaataaatcatcgaAAATATATACATCATCTTAGCTTGAATGAAATTCGGTTCAAACCAGGGATTACGGGATCTATCGTTTTCGCAGTAAAGGCCATCAATGCTGTACTTCCGTTACTACGACTTCCGTTTGCAATACGAGAATGTTGGGTGCTCGCATCAGGCGCTTCTAATAAACGGAAATTTGACTGCCcgcgaattaaaaatatattttcattctacTTGTGAGGTCCAATTGTCTCGTATGCAATTGAACCTCCCGTTGTTCGTCTCATTTTCAGTCGCTATATGGCCCGTGTTAAACTGATCTTGTGTTTATTCGgaaagtggtgaaaaaaaaacttgtggCTAATACAGGGTGTGATTTTGTCGTGTGtgcaaaatcgtttggatccaGTCGATAGAGAGTCGTATTGAAATATGGTCAACCAGATTTCGTATCAGTTCTTTGATTACAGCATCGAAACTGCATCAGCAATCGCCTTACAAATGGCAACATTTCATCTCACAGCCCCTTACGACAGGCAATTTCCGAACGTtatattttacttctttttcatACCGAGCGATGGCGAGACTAGTCAGTCCCTCGTGAGGGCTTGCTGTGAAGTGAGTTGCGATTGTGGtaggatgaaaaaatactGCAGCTATGTGTGCGGGTGTCTTGCACCTCGGATGTAGGTACATAGGTAGATAATAATTTAAGCTTCACTTCCCGGGTCTTGCACCTCGGATGTAGGTACATAGGTAGATAATAATTTAAGCTTCACTTCCCGGATGATGAAATTGCAGTGACTACCGTGCCATTACGTATTTTACGTGGAGATCACGCAAGTCTGAAGTTCGAGATACAGTGCGTCTTGCTGTATATAATTTTCCCTCGACAGGCCGGTTTCGCGGGATCTGCGGTGTAGGTAacttccatttttcattttccaacgAAAACCAAAAGTGGATATATGAGTTACTGATCCTCACTTGCAGCGTGCAACAGTTTTCCCATCGCCACAACCAGCGAGCTTCATAAATACCATACATACTCAGCAACGATCTTACGCTATTGTCTATCGTACGACAAAACGCGGCCCGCGAGAGCCAGACCTCTTCGGGACGGATGGCGAACCCGAACGGGGCGGGGTTAAGGCGTGGAGATCGTCGCTTTGGTCTGACGTTTCGTTGGAACGAGGACGCGCCGCGCAGTCAGTGCGAATATCCCTGCCGTGCTAAGCCGGCAGTACATCGCCGACTTTCGAAGTGTGAGGGTCGCTGTCGTTCCGAGTCGTAGAGACGAGCCGGCTAACAAGCTTTAACTTGAGAGGTTGCTTGACGTCGGTGGCCAATCGCGTTCCTCCGTTGTGCGAATATAATTAACGGCAAATAATACGTGACAGAGATGCAGATTTCTTTGCCGACGATTTCGCGGTATTGAGTGAAACTTCCTCGAGCTTTTCACGGAAAAATTGTAATCGTCCCAAAATAACGTATTTCCAACGTCGCATCGTTACGCGGAAGTGAGAGGGGATCGGTTCTGTACTCAGCGAAGCAGTGCAGGTTACAGTTCCGTCCGTTGTCTGTGTTTGCAACTCGGCGCGGTGTGTTTAACGACAAATAGCGGACGAGTAAGCGGCGATACGTGCATAGAAACCGATGTGTATCCAGCGTATCCGTCGTCGTTAGGCATACATCAAGGTGGTCACGTCCCTTCTTCTTCCCCGAGTGCACAACGgcgaaaaagaataaataaagcGGCCGGTCTCCCTTTACGCGTGCACGGGGCGTGGGAAGGACCGAGATTAAATCTTGCCGACTGTCTTACCAATTAGACGCGAAGCGGTAAGTAGTTGAACCAACCGCCCGGCTCTGTGTGTACACAAATTATAACCCCGTATCAACACCGCGTGTCCGAAaaggataagaaaaataaaaggatatCCCGTACGACCTGTCTAATGCCGACCGGCCATCTACGTGGgtgaaattctgaaaatgtAAACTTCCGAgggaatataataaaattctcgATACTCTGTGTTTGCGCGTTGGATAGTGAAGGTGTGCGATCgaaagggagagaaagagagagagatacagTGCCTGCATCGATCGAGCCTCGTTAAAGATGCGGGAAACGTCGTCCCACGTGTTAATCGCGATCTGCATCACCGTCTCAGCCTGGACATCATGGGCCTTGGCTGAAGAGAGCAGGGACGTAGTGCTGATGGACTATTGTTCGGTTAACAACTTTGAGGGACTCCCGGTGGGACTTGGATTTACGAAGGAAGTCGTGCACGTCGAATATGCGAAACTTGGAGCCTTCAAAGCCATACACTGCTGCCTAAGAGGGTACAGGAGCATAGAATGGTGAGTGGAGGAGGGTTTCTTTCccctcttttcttttcttttcttttcgtctCGCTCGTCTCTCCTCGCTGTCACCTTTTCAGCGAAACGGTCTTTCCTGCAATCGCCGCTCCCTGCAGTCAACCGCAGCTGTCGCAGAATCTTGCCGCTTTCGCTTTCTCGTTATAACATTGTGAGTCACGATTTGCCGttaatatgtgtatatatgtataatttatttgcacGTCGTGCCTTGCAATCTGACGCAACATCAAGGATATCTACTCGCTGAGCTCGTCACGTGAGTATCTACGTATGAAACTATGAATGTACACTAAATTGCATAAAAGCCTTAACCTTCCGGCTGAtttgttttcggtccgaaTCAAAATGCAGGTTCGATTCTATAAGAATCATGTGACAATGACTGGCGATGCAGCCGACATGAAAGATCGGGAGTCGTTGTCTCATAgttcgtatagaatcgaagtcgcattttgtttcgaaccgaaAACAAAGTAGTCGAACAGAGAAAGGCATTAACGACTATTATTGTGCATACATGCATACTTAGATATTTACATACATGATACCAAACGCGGAATAGATTTCGTCCCATCGCGATTTTCCCAAGCTATCGGTTCCTCTCGGCAATGTGCACATGCGTCTACCTATATTTACCTCACCAATTTTGAGTGTCTAGGCGTAAAGGAGAAGTGTTTTATTTCCATCGTCGTTGTCGAAGTCGAAAGTccgggtaggtaggtaggcaGGTATGTGGGTAGGTATACGCGCACGGAAATTCGTAGAAAATATCATTAGGCGGACGCGTATCTTACACCCATACTTGCCCGAGCCTAAGCacaattttcaacttctcgacggacgttaaaaaaaaaaagcgttaCTTATATGCGGTGAAATTGTCTGCTTCCGCATCGTAAGCGACGATTTTTCAGCAATCCCTTGGGATTTCTTATGTGTGCAAATTTTTCGGCGGAATGCAGTGATGACGCGAGGCAACTGAAAGGATTTCCGTGCCGAATATGAAACGTGAATCATAATCCATGTTGGATACAATCCCGCGTGCTTTACAGCCGATCGGACACACGCTACAAAAATTTACTTTCGTCGTGAAGAATCTATAAAATTATAGACGTGGTAGAACAACTCCGTGTTGCCATGTCGCGTCGAATCCTGCCTAACACTGTTCCGTTTCTCGTCGAGTGACCGCGCGGTCATCTGTATAATTAGATGCATTATTATACTCGAGAGTTATTTGTGCGCACATACTTATAGTATCGTATGGCAATACGAATGATGAAGAAAGATGTACCCAAGACAGCGGCAGCGGATACGATTTCCCCGTTATTTGCTCGCGGTGCCGCGACTAGCACGCTCATGTATGATACACCTTGTTCATGAAACTTTATGAAACGATCATGATATCGACAACGAATTCCCGGTAAACATAATAACACGACCGAATTGGCTCACCGACGGTATTGGCCGCGCGTTTTTCCCTCCGCATAATACAACAACTTTAAGTATAGTATAAGAagggtgtatatatatatatatatctcaaTATGCCCGCGCGATACCTTGTAGTGGTATTATAATGACCCTGATATTCTCGACTCTCCTCGTGCCGCTGGCTTCGGTAGGACCTCTCATTCTCGAGAGTCCTCGACTCCGATGATCCATCGCTGCTCGCTATCGTCGGCACGGTCGGTTCCCGTTTCTCGCCAACTACTTATTATCCTTCGGCCCTTCGGCTCGTCTTATTGCGCGTTGCCCCTCACCGTCACTGCAAGCCCTATACTTTCGTGGACGACGGTGCAACGGGCAACCTTCGGGGGCTCTGCACGTACATGCACGAATATTACGAGAAAAAAGAGCAATTCCCTCCGAATGCGCAAGCTCGTCTACAATTATCGCATCCGTCTAATACCCGCAGACCGTTGGTATCCCCTCCGGTTTGTTCGTATATATTGTTACGAAGCGGAAAATTAAAAGAGGAAAAGGATCTATTTTGTGACGAAGCTCTCCTTTTAAAGTCTCGAGatagactgtttttacaataatgtagGTGaacgcagcaaccttattcttttgaaagacataagaggtttataaacgtcttttatctatgaagactactagatcattaaaaaggggacaaaacgggtgatttcaccctttgtaacaatatctTCAAAATTTCTGGACCATGCGAAGAGTGCAACGGTTTTAATAGGAAAAATTTCTCCATCACTCGCATACTCGACGCTTTTATTACTCGTTATCTCTTGCGACGATGAACATCATAAGCAGGTACTGCTTTTCCACGACAACTGCATCCATACCTGCAATAATTATACCAGGAAGCGTATCACCTCCTGTGCAGTTCAACTACTGAAATGCCCATCCTTATACCCAGATactacgtacgtacgtatatacaccTTGAATCCGAACCCAGGCCAGAATCTTGATACACCCATACGTATATGGGATAATGGGGAGGGGAGACACGACGGAGGAGAGAGTCGAGTGGCACCGGCACGTCAGGGCGCTGCTCGGCAAGTTTTTGCCAAGTCTCCGATGCCGACGTGCCGCCCTTATAGCTTGTATCAGAAGCAACGTCGTTTGATGGTCAACCTACGAGTTGGATACGAAACGTGTACGTAGGACGGCAGACGTTAACGGTTGAAAGGATCGAGGTTAATTATCGGAAATTCACGAGGTTCAAGTTAGGAACGTTAACGTATCGAAgcattgaaacgaaaaattattatttcgtacctttAGAGGAACTGCAGAAGTTGAATTTGCagaatttgattttgttgatGCTGTGTTAACGGTTTGCCAAATTTCAGGTAATCCTAAAGGTGCATCATTACAATAGCGTTAAGGACTTCGATCTaatgaaaattcgttgaaaGCGGCTAACGTTACTGCCTAAAAGACAAAAGTGTGTGTTGAATAAATCAATGTAAGCAACGTACTAGAATCCAGTAGGTCACGTGTCATTGTCACATTCTATTACCGTGTCAAATGATTAGAAATCCGAGAATACACGGTCGATCGAGAGGAGGACGTCCGCTGTGTTCGACACGCTGGCATCGACAGCTGCCGCAGGCGGAATACAGTATGGAACAGGTGGTCGttgtaaaattgttttaccGGATATGAGAACGGGACGTCATTTCCTGTGTTTTACGTGGTCAATACAGGTACCCCGTTCGTTCTCACACCGCGATTCGACTCGACTCGTAACACCTTTCGCTACAACGTACAGTGCACCAGCAAAGCAAGGCTTTTGAAAAAGCCAAGAGCTCGGCATAGGTACACCTTCTTAAAAACACTTCTGCAACCGTTTCACCCGGGACGGTACGTATTAATTTCCCATCTCTATTTGTATACCATCAGAAAAGTTGGTAAGTgacagagagagagtgagagagagagagagaaagaggtcGGTCTCTCTCACCTAGTCAGTTTCCTCTTCGCTATGCAAATTGGTCCGTCCGTGCCTCCAGCGTCGTGTATCTCAACACACTGCTATACATATTGGTCCTCTTTATTGCATACCTATCTTGCCTGTGCGGTGGGCATGTATTATATGCACCCCATAACATGTTATACACtggatatttttatatactttttaCCTATCGAAAGGAGAATCGCAGTTTTATCTTCCTTGAATTGCCCTCATTCCGAAAAGAGTATGTACGATATAAGAGATGGTTAGATTACCGCATACGATACTCATTGTCACATGCTTATTATATAAGCATCTTCATTGGTATGATGTACAGCCTAATTTTAAACATACCTGTAAATACGCTCTTTTCGCCCATCATCATTGAGTAG is part of the Neodiprion virginianus isolate iyNeoVirg1 chromosome 5, iyNeoVirg1.1, whole genome shotgun sequence genome and encodes:
- the LOC124304916 gene encoding uncharacterized protein LOC124304916, yielding MKFYGIVVFLAFAALAQGVPNNARTKRSISDNLVTLVESIQALASAANEDLGLPAFDPYTADSLDISINQTLAKLEGGLTDLKITGLSDFSIDTLKFSLIGLKFTFGFTWPSITFSTGYSIDGTVASVIPIYGDGDASGEITSLTVSGTAGISIKNSYLYLKTLTSAVSLDDFDLQLTGLVNNDDASALIAAVVSDTVPQILVDFQEQITDAANTAITEYVDDYLGSMTLAELLALINS